In a single window of the Osmia bicornis bicornis chromosome 7, iOsmBic2.1, whole genome shotgun sequence genome:
- the LOC114881402 gene encoding proline-rich receptor-like protein kinase PERK2, whose protein sequence is MRVRSKIEVAAETASPSSRSHNLPPKPTTPPTTPPRIRKALPGPRAPPTPPPLSRRNPYGPQYSNTARSSTPYRASTPPPPLTITEIPSLMSLPMTPPPAGYDIPSSTNASLAYCPTSYAQAASGSCQQPPRPAAPNSPSSLSDIGSELANERGGNSASGTKQWTWLHRSARNVCRETRTEVGGKGRRNLLQNTDPTSRTPCPATPENPTNNPYSNSE, encoded by the coding sequence ATGCGGGTACGATCCAAGATTGAAGTGGCGGCCGAGACCGCTTCGCCTTCCTCCAGATCCCATAATCTTCCTCCTAAACCCACTACCCCTCCTACCACACCTCCAAGAATCCGGAAAGCACTTCCCGGGCCACGTGCTCCTCCTACCCCACCACCGTTGTCCCGAAGAAACCCTTACGGACCTCAGTACTCCAATACAGCCCGATCGTCCACCCCCTACCGTGCCTCCACTCCACCTCCTCCCCTTACCATCACCGAAATCCCTAGTCTAATGTCCCTTCCTATGACACCACCTCCCGCAGGATACGATATACCCTCATCCACCAACGCATCACTCGCGTATTGTCCAACCTCCTATGCCCAAGCGGCTTCCGGTTCCTGTCAACAGCCTCCTCGTCCCGCAGCTCCAAACTCCCCATCCTCCCTCTCCGACATTGGTTCAGAACTTGCCAATGAACGAGGAGGAAATTCTGCTTCTGGTACGAAACAATGGACGTGGTTGCACCGGAGTGCCCGAAATGTTTGTCGGGAAACGCGTACGGAGGTCGGCGGGAAGGGGCGACGCAATCTCCTCCAAAACACCGATCCAACTTCCCGGACCCCGTGTCCTGCAACCCCCGAAAATCCCACGAACAACCCCTATTCCAACTCCGAATGA